Below is a genomic region from Rosa chinensis cultivar Old Blush chromosome 5, RchiOBHm-V2, whole genome shotgun sequence.
TATTCATGTTTGTGATGTTTTCATTTATGGATTCATAGTTTTTTATTTCACTTTTTGTGTAATGATGATTGTTGATTTCGTGCATATTTATATTTCTTATGCGTTGATGTTCTTTGGGTCGATACTTAGGATATAAGCATGTTGCACGTTTTAAGAAAGTAGCGTTCTATGATCTTAATTCATAAGTAGTATGGTCTTTGGATGAAAGTTAAATCAACAATTAGGATTGCATGTAAGATAGGCGTTCCACACTTATTTGCTTTTCTAAAATCTATCAAACTTCCATTCAATCTTACTACACTGAAAATGATTTACTATATGTGAtattgataggatagcgttccataccttgattgcatattCAATAGGCTTAGTAATGGTGTGTTCATCTTGCTTagtaattaagggaagtaaaagaGACATTGAATGTGTTATCTTTGTTTCTCAATTGATTTCTTTCTAGGATGTTTTGCATTTATTCTTTTACAACTATTTTCAAGGACTTTGAAGCTCAGAGGAAGAAGCTTTTAAGGATCAGCTAGATTCTTAGGACAAACACAGGCTTTTGTTGCACAACATTCATACTTGCTTGGTGAATCTAATTCGTGTTTATGAAGATGGACAGGAGCTCGAGGATGAATGGTCTTGAGCAAGACTTGCATTGGTCAAGTTATCTATTTATCTACATTTACTTGATGAGCCAGATTTTGATCACTAGAGTTGCTCTAGTACGATTTTGGATTGAGGAAACTAGAGTTTTCTTTAGAAATGAGTAACAGATACACGGGGTTAAGTAATAGGGAATCAAATTCATAGACATGGCTTCCTTTTTGTATGAAGAGGGAGATATGAACAATTATATATATGGTACTGGATTTTTGATAACCAATCACATTCACAGCCACAAGCTTTTCTGTATATGTATAGGTGCATTGTCTTGTTCATAAGGACGAGACTTTCTCGTAACAGGGTGGCCTGCAATTGTCAAAAATCTTGCGAGACTTTCATCTTCTTGTAATTAATAAGGGAAGTAAAAGAGATATTGAATGCATACATCTTGTGATTTGAACTCTACAGTTAGTAAATCTATTCAAACGTGTTTAGTGGTTGTTAATTACTTATCTAACTCTTCCACTTACCTAATTCTATCTTGATTCTTGGTTCAATTGAACATTAGGTTAGATTATAATTGATACTCCCCtttatctttatttttgtttctatcTATTTATCCCATCGTATATTTTCGATTATTATTGTGAATAAATACTTTGTTTTGACGTTAACTTGTAGgtttaccctcaatccccggcttgaacgatccctacttatacTTTTGTAGAGTTAAGTTGTGAGCCATTTAGGCTTATCATTTACACAAGCAAATAATTTGGTAACATTAACTAATGAATACTCAGATATAAGAATTTTATTCATCTCAGAGTTGAGACAAACCTGGAGTGTCATATTGTGAGTCTCCCTGAAAACAACAATGCTGGCAGTGAAGTGACAAAAAGCTTAATTAGTACAAACAGTTGAGCACCCAAAGTAAAAGGCAAACAATACGTAAACATTTTCTCATTTTAATTTCCAAAAGCAAAAGTGAAACAGCAAACATTttctcattttaatttcaaaaagCAGAAACAAAAGCTAAGGCCAAACAGTAAACTCGACATTGAACATTTCATTTATCTATCAGAGGCACACATTTGTCCTTCAAATAGATATTTTGGCTTCCCATGGCTTTCACAACAGTATGGACACCAATAATTTGAGGGTTTATATATTTCATAGGCTGTTTTCTGTCACATTAAGAGACCAAGCCATTCTACTAATTGACATTTCATACATAGAGCTTGAAATTTGAGCCACGAAGCTTAAAATTGACAGAGTCGAGATCTAAAAAAGACTTAGGTGGTGTTTGATagtgttatgacttatgagacACAAGCGACTTCTTGATAAAAGCAAAGCTCTTCTTCCGCAAGCGGAGGCGGATGAGGAAGAAACTGCCGGAGGAAGTACATTTTAGGTACATTCTTTTCATATTAAAACTAGTTTCATCCTAAAATCTTTGTgacatcgtttttttttttttttttggaaaatgtgagacatttttctttctttgtggTGGAAAATAAATGTGAGACCTTTATTGATATTgtattcttgatgttcttcatGTAAAAAGTAGTTTCATCTTAAAGTCTTTGTGACATCgttttggtcttttttttttttgaaaaaatgtGAGACATTTTCCATTCTTTTTGGGATAAGATAAATGTGAGACCTTTATTGATATTGTGTTCTTAATTTGTTGAATCTGATCGACACCATAGTACATTACAAAAATATGAACAACTAACATTGATTTTGTGTTTCGAGACAGTGTTATGCTCTGTTCCGAATCAAGAATCATAGATTCTTACATGAATGAAAATGGCATTCTAATCCACAAAATAAGTCTTAATCTTGCATATTCTTTTATATATGCCAACTCTCTTTGCCTCGCTCCTACATCAAGAGTCTTATGATttgtattttctaatttttcagAATCAGATGAAGAGGAGAAAACTTTTGAGTTATGTTCCAAGCCGCGCATATTTTGCACACGAATGGGAGATGTTGAAGAATGGCACGGGATGTATAGACATATGGTTGCCCTGGTGAGTTAATTATGACCAATACTCTCTTAGCTATCTGATTTTAGGGAGATGTTAAAGAATGGCACGAGATGTATAGACATATGGTTGCCCTGGTGAGTTATAACCAATACTCTCATATCTATCTGATTTTAGAGAGACGTTGAAGAATGGCACGGGATGTATAGACATATGGTTGCTCTGGTGAGTTATAACCAATACTCTCTTCTCTTATCTATCTGATTttagtttgagatgaaaaagttaaaaaaataaaaaataaaaacttagcACTATTAATGCTATCATATAGGCCCCAAAATCAGTTCAAGCGGCATTTAACGTAGCAAACAACTACAGACTATTCTCATGACCCATAAGTTGCAAGCAAAAAGAGTGATGCAAACTCTCGATACAGAAATCCAAGTCAAGTTTCTCAAACTCATTAATCTTCTTGTCCAAATTTACCGCAACCTACATTTACACAAGAAATCTGATTACGTTAACAAATGAATACTTAGATATAGGAATTTCATTCATCTCAGAGTCAAGAAGAACTTGGAGTGTCATATTATGAGTCTCCCTGAAATCAACAATGATGGTAGTGAAGTAACACAAAAATCTTAAGGTGGCGTTTGGTAATGTTTTcaagtcattttttttcttctgtaaaatgaaaatggcttgaagATTTGTTCGTCAGTCTGtttttaaaaatgcagaaaataaaaattgaaaatgattttctTATTTACTCGTAGAACAAGAAAATGACAAATAGACGTTTAACGTTTTCAtcttttcattctcatattttagaaaacacggagatatatttttcaaaacaaagagaataagaaagaaaagaacgtgctctcttccattttctcaggTCGTTCTTTCATTTCTAGTCACTCTCTTCTCTCGttgctctcttcttccatcACCAGCAATCTTCATATGTATTTCTTAAGTAATCAATCGAAGCTCTCATAAGAATCTTTATGAGTTTTGTATTGAAATATGTTCGCTTTTTTAGATGAAAATTATGAGATTATACGTTTATAATAGTGGAACTGTTGATAAGAGAACTAGGTAATGTGCCTGCGCTTTGCTGTGGGTTTTATAGTtgactttattattattatttttttttggaagcgaACTAAGGGCTAGCTCATCGCCCTTAGTCGAAATTTTATTGAAATAGAAGAACGGTACAAGAGGAAGGGGGGACTAGGCGAAAACCACTTCCAAGAGGCGCAAATCAACAAGCCGGGCATACCCAAACTTGCAGAGGAACAATACATAAacagtacaaaaaaaaaaaaaacaatccgACAAGAATAAAGGACAAACTATAAATCTACAGGAAAACCTAAACTAAGAGAAGCGATAATTAATTCTTGAAGACAAGTCTCTACCAAACTCTGCTAGAAAGGACGAGGGTAAGGTTCTCCACCAGACTGCACCAACATTTGAGGCTCCATAACGGGCAAATTTGTCAGCTAAAGCATTCCCTTCTCTAAAGATATGCGTCATTCTGAAAGTGATCTGACTAACCTTATGTAAACAATTCATCCATGAGGTACGCAATCTCCATGGTATTAAACCAGAGTTTTTGAAGTACTGGAGTGCCAATATTGAGTCCGTTTCCAACCAAATATTAGTCCAACGATGGACCAAAGCAACATTAATTGCTTCAATAATCGCGAGAACCTTAGGATCAATAGCACTTGGCACTGTAGCATTATATGAGAAGCCCCCAAGAAAAACCCCTCAGAGTCTCTGAACACACCCCCAAAACCTGCTCTTGTAGGGCCTGAAAATGAACCATCTGTATTTACCTTTATCCAACCCGATAGAAGAGCCTCCCAAACCACTGGTATAAACTTTGGGGCCTTTGCTCTGAGTGGAGAGACTCCCAATTGATTAATTTAGCTATATTTATGTATGGCAATTAGGATGATTTTGATTAAAAAAGTTGCAAAAATATGAGGGAATTCTTGGGGATTTTTTTTGGGGATTCTTGTTCTTGCTTTCAATAGAACATCCTGCTTTTTTCTTTGGATGCACCTCAACCTCTTATGCTTCCTTCACATCCACCAGCTTTTGAAATTCTATAAACCCCATGCTTCGTGAAGAAGAGAGTTTAGAGTTAAGATATCAGTAATCTCTTATATGATATGAAATTATTATGGCCAAAGAGCATGCAACAACAAagagtaagagaaagagaaatagaaactactaaagCTGTGGAAGGCGATAACACGGGGCGAAGGAGAGAGCAAATGATGCATGGAGGCTACTGACAACCAACAAACTGGGTACATAAAACCAAGGATGAAAATATAGACTATCAAGGAAATTTCGACGGTCTAAAAAATAGGTATTTTGACGGAAATATTGAGAAAGTATCGATATCGATATCGAtaaattttctagagaaatGATGGAAATAGGGTGAAATGTATGGAGAAGCTATATATGTAAAAATGTTCATAAATAAACCAAATTACGTTTCAGCAGGGATGGTTGAGGGATTTTTACGTACCTTAAGCAACCAATGTCCAAATCACCCTAATGTTAACTTGCCTTTTGTCCAAAACTTTCAAATTTGGGCCGAAGTTAGAAATTTTCGAATTGAGGGATAAAATCGAAGGGAGTAAATTGTCCCATTACTATTCACTGAACAGTAATAAACAgtatttgaatttgtttttgagTAAAATTGTGTCATCCATTTATTATTAAAATGCAGAACAATTATAGGACAAGCCATTCTCCACACATGTTTTGCATGTgcaagtattttttattttatttttttcagaaataaaaaagaagtttGTCATTACAAAGAAAAGATAGTGGGAGTAAAAAGTGGgttgtggaatttttttttataataaaaatacattttgtaaatgtTATAATTGTCcctgtgatttaattaattctcaaagatttttaattttctaaggCCATTTCTAttaaaatttttgattttggttaacAAACCCTcctctcttaataataatataatatagaTATAATTGGTGAGGGTTTtccttaaaaaagaaaaaaaattgatgggGCGGAACCCACCTCGCTCAAAACAAAACTGTGCGTTTGAGGTGATAGCAGCGCCATTTTGTTCGGAGAGTTTTGAGTTGGAAGACAAACACCTGCTGCCGCCTCCTCATCTTGTTCAGGTATCAATTTTCACTTGGATCTCCTCATTCTTCCATTTTAGACGTCAATGATGCCTgggtgtttcttttttcttttcaatttgctCAAATTGATCCATTTTTCTTCACGATTTTTGGATTCCTTAGCTTCTCTTCTGTTGGGTAATGGTGTTTCATCTTCGTAGGGTAGTTTGCTAGTGCTTTAGAAATCCTCATAGTGCTTTTAGATACCTCAAAAGCTCTTTTATGGTCTTTGACATCAATAGCGAAGAAAGTGTTTTCCGTCCGGGTGGGTGTTTTAAGATGCTTCTTGGATGAACTTCTTCAGCAAGTGCTTTCAAGTCCATATACCATTTATATATGCTTTTACAAAAGTGCTTCCAGCGAACTGTTTTAAGATGCTTCTTGTCACTTCTTCACCATTTTATGCTTGAATTGTTTACTTCTgtttttgctgaaaatttgtatttgactgagaaaaaaaaatgtttatgtcGCAGCTCTGTGTTGCTTTTGACGAATCATCATGGCCCTGCATAACCTACCATTTAAAGTTGGACAGGACATAGAATCGAGATCCTTTCTGAAAGGCTATCGTGGTGCGTGGTTCCGATGTAAGGTACCTATCACAGTCAAGATCACTAGCAATTATTGGAGAAAAAAAGTTTGTTTTATTTACGTGCATTTGTGCTTGATCATTTGACATCTTATTGAACAATTTTCAACTTCTTGTATTAGTATCTTGATTTTCACTTCCTCATACTGTTGTCAAACACATGTACCATATAATCAGAAATCACACTTAGACTGATTTTACAAAATAACAATTACAATGTCAGGTACTAAGTAGTAATATAATGTGAAGTTATCAATGATTTCGAATAATTGAAactgggtttagggtttagggcagAGGACGGTTAGGCATAATCTTTAAGAAGCAAATTATTTACAGACTGTTTTCTTTTAAAAGTATTGGGTTGTTACCTTTTATAAATTTTGGCTGAGAACCAAAATTTGGAGCGGTTCATTTGGTAAAGGAGCAGTGCACTCAACATTGGAGTCTTTGTTTCGACCCCTGGAGATTGTATCGCTTTATTTCTTCCGAGTGGGAGGATGTTTTCCCAATTACTCGGCAGTTAGCTCTTATAAGATTTACTTCAGATCACTGTCCTATCTTGTTGGACACAAACAACATCAAATGGGGCCTCACACCTTTTCGATTCAAAAACCTGTGGTTGGAGCACCCTTCTTTTAAAGACAACTTCAAGAAGTGGTATGGTAAGGAATCCTTTCAAGGCTGGAAGGGGTTTACTTATATGAGAAAATTAAGAAGCTTCAAAGGAAAAATTAAAGAATGAAGCAGAGAGATATTTTTTATGTAGGGATTGAGAAAAAGGAAGTGGTGGCAAAAATAAAGGAGCTGGATGATGAAGAGTTGGAAGGTGGGCTGTGCGGAGataagagaaggaagagagcgcTTTCAAGGGGGCATTTAGAAGAGCTGGTTTTCAGTGAAGATTTTTTCTTGAGGCAAGAGCTAAATTGGAGTGGGCCAGAGTTGGAGATCGCAACTTAAGGTTCTTCCACTGAATAGTTAaaggtagaagaagaagaaatttcattGAAAAACTTGAGGTGAGCAGCGTATAGTTAGTAGTAGATGACTTGCTAACAGGTTTCTTGAGAATCTCTACTCAAGTAATGTGGAAGTCAATTGGGGTTTAGAAGGCATAAATTGGGTTTCAGTCAGTGAAGAGAAAGCTTGTTAGTTGGAGGGATCCTTCGAAGAAGATGAAATCAAAAGAGCAGTGATTGACTGCAATAAAGACAAGTTCCCAGGCCTGGATGGTTTTTCCTTGGCAGCTCTGCAAGGAAATTGGGATGTTCTAAAAGGAGAGATCTTGGAGGTTATGGGAGAACTTTTTTGAAAATGGTATTATAAACTGGTTCGCAAATGAAACTTATATTTGCCTTATCCCAAAAGAGTTAAATTCATTAAAAGTGGAAGACTTCAGGCCTATTAGTCTGATAACAAGCCTGTACAAGATTATTGCCAAACTCTTGGCTTGGAGGTTAAAGGAGGTGCTAGGAGATACTGTTTCCTGTGCTCAAGGAGCTTTTTTAAGGGACATGCAGATTTTGGATGCAGTTTTGATTGCGAACAAGGTGGGGAGATACTGTTTCCCCCAATCCACGTTGAGCGGAAGTTCTTGGATATTctggaagaaaaaaagagaagctTGGGAATTTGATGGAGGAGGTGGATTGGGGGCTGCCTGAAATCATCAAACTTTTCTATTATTATTAACAGAAGACCTAGGAAAGTTTTGCGCCACTAGAGGATTAAGACAAGGTGACTGTGGATGTCCTAAGTAGGCTTATGGAGCAGGCAAGAAATTTCATTGTTGTTGAAGGGCTGACTGTTGGTAGGGAAAACACTGAGATTACCCATCTCCAATTCGCTGATGATACCATATCTTCTTCGTTAAAGATAAGGATCAAAATTGGGCCAACTTAAACTTGATCATTGAAAGGTTTTTGCATGATCTCAGGCCTGAAAATCAATAGAGCTAAGTGCTCTATGGTAGGTATAAATACCGATTTTGGTAAGGTGAAGAGGTTGGCGGAGACTTAGGAAGCTGGCCTTTAGAAGTATTTGGGGCTTCCTCTGGGTGGTAACCCCAAGGCTGTTTCTTTTTGGAAACTGGTGATAGAAAAAGTGGAGAAGGGATTAGAAGGTTGGAAAAAAGATTTTTGGAAAAGGGGTGGCCGATTGACTTTGATGCAAGCCGTAGTTACTTGGCGTCCAACTTACCATCTTTCTCTCTTCCAAATCGCTTCTAGTGCGACAAAACTGATCCTCAATGGTTCGAGAAGAAGTCCTTGGAAGGACATTTCTGCGGGACTGGCCAATTTCTTAAGGTGTGTTCATCTTAAGGTCGGTAACAGCGAAAGAGTCAGATTTTGGGAAGACCATTGGGTAGGAGACCAGCCCCTGAGATAATTCATTCCAAGATTGTTCAGAATCTCGAGAATTCATACGTGCCAATAGCAAGATTGGTTTCTTCTATCGATTTTCCAATGAGCTGGAATTTTGGTTTCAGAAGAATCCTATATGATGAGGAGGCCATGGAAGTTGCAGAGTTATTGGCTGCTCTTGAAAATGTCAGGCTGGTGGTTTTTGAAGCTGGATGAAAGAAGATGGAAGTTGGATGCCTCTGGTTCATTCTCATGTAAGTCTTTCCAAAGATTCTTGATGGATGAGAATCCAGATCCTATTTTCCCTCCTGCTAGTTTCATTTGGAAAGCAAAAGTCCCCTCCAAGGTTCAGATCTTTGGTTGGCTAGTGGCACATGGAAGGGTGAACTCCTGTCATTTGCTTGAAAGAAGGTCCGGCTGCTGCCTCTCACCATACTGGTGCATTGTGTGCAAAATGAAGGGTGAGAGTTAGTCATGTGTATGTGCACTGTGAAGTTGCTTCTTTTCTCTGGAAGAATTTATTTAGGGAAGCTGGAGTTACTTGCGAGAATCCAGATGAAAGCCATGCTCTTTTCAGCCATCAGTCCATCACATAGTCAGGTCTGGGTAAGGGAAGAAAGCCTAGGTTCTTGGGGGAGGTACTATTCTCGCTGATTTTTGGGTGCTGTGGATGGAAAGGAACAGAAGAATCTTTGAAGGCTACTTAGAAGTAGGGATGGAGGAGCTATGGGAGAGAGTAAAATCTAGGGAAGCTCTCTGGGCTTCTGTTTCGAAGGCTTTCAGAGACTACCGTCTTTCTTCCATTCTGTTAGATTGGAAGGCTGCTGTATTCTAGGGTGTTAAGCTTTTGTAGAGGAGTCAGGTGTTGTCCCACAATCGTTATTTCTGCTATGTCTTATTTATTTAGAGCATTGAATTAGGGCTCAATATGTTTATGAAATTTTAGCCACACTGTTCATATTAAGTTTGAAGGTATAGAAGTTTTATATGATGAAGCTTTTCTATTGACCCAATTTAAGAGTCAGGGGATTATCTCTTGAAGACGATGATTCTGAAGCAGAAATTATGTAATTCCTTGTCAGTTACAATTACAAAGATCAACTAGTACTGAGATGTAATATCTGATTTTACAATGAGGATGTCGTAAAAGTTTATACAGCAACTATTGTGGTTCATATTAGGCCACTGAAATATTATGATGTTCTCGAACATTATTTGGTGGGTTAAAATTGTTGGAGTGCAATAATTTATCAAGGGCAATTAGTTTTATTGAAGAGGTTTTGATGCAAAACATATGAGATTATTTCATATTTTTTGATTGAGGCTCATTTTTCTGTTTGTTGTTAGATACAAAAATCCTTCCAAACAGTAATCTCATGGGCTCTAACTATGTTCTGTTGTTGTTCAGATAAAAGATATTGGCTGGAGAAATGGTCAGCTGTCGTGTGCTTTGGAATATTATGACTTTCCAGATGAAAGTAAGTGCTATCTTATTAAGAGTTTAAGCCCACTATATTATGCAAGTTACGGTTTTAGCTTGTCGCATGAGCAGCTTGAATCTTTTTgtcttttatgttttgtatgTATTACAAAAAATGCACATACAGCAGTGCATATAATACTAAACAGTATCTGGGCTGTATTATGACGATATGGTCTCCTGTAATGAAAGATATTACTAAGACTGAGCGCTACTACTAGTTAGTTATGTCTTCCTTCATTTTTGTatactcttttatttttgtcataTTTGGTTATCGTGTAATCAATATTTTGGGTGAAAAATGTTCGGTGTTATCTTTAATATCTTTTAGTAGTTTCTGATTTATATATTGTTCTCATCTGCAGAAATAACTTGGGAgaagatatatcaaaacaacCCTGCTGATGGTAAAAGGACAAGAAAGGGGAAGACATTGATGATACGTCCTCCCTTTCCTCCTATCTATCGTGAAAGTAAAAGGCCTGATGTCAATACCATATTGGAAGTGATAGTTATTGTCAATGATGCCTGGAAAGTGGGAGATTTAGTTGATTGGTGGAAGGATGGTTGTTATTGGTCTGGAAAAGTAGCACAAGTATTAGGGGATGAAACAGTGAAGGTAGTTTTTATATTCCTCTCATATCCTCGACTATTTCAAGTGCCGCTTTACCTTGCATAGTTATCATTTTATGTGATGGTTAGGTATTCATCCCCTTCCCGTTCAAGTCCTGTTCTATTTACCATTCCAATAATTATATCCTTGGCATTTGATTCACTAGGTTGTTCAACTTACAAATTCACTCTTGCTGCTGTGCCATACATGCTTGTTTAGGATTTTGTGTTCATGTAGTTCACATACATCATCACAGCGAGGAGATATAAGTTGGAAGCTTCTGGTGCTTTCTCCTGCAAATCCTTTTGCAAGTTCTGATTAAGGACACTTCCATCCAAACTTCACTCTAGTAAACTTAACATGGTCTAAAATTCCTCCAAAGGTGGTTTTAGGTTGGTGGTGGCGCATGAGAGGCTGATTTACAAGTGAGATGCTTCAATGGATGAGGCCTAATTGTTGGTTTTTAAAGTGAATAGAGAGAATGCAAATCAAACTTTTTTGTATTGTGAGGTGCCTCCTGGCCTTGGTAAAATTTTTGGAGGGAGGCTGGGGTGACTAGGGAGTCCCCAGCGTCGTTTTCTGCTTTCTTTAGCCAAAACCGTCCTGGTTTtggtaaagaaaaagaaataaagccAAAGTATTGTTCGTTTTTTGTTTTGGCTCTTTGGATGCTTTGGATGGAAAGAAATGGGAGTTTTTGATGTCTGTGAAGGGAGTAGGGGTGAAGGAGCTCTGGGACAGAGCAAGATTTTGGTTGGCTCTTTGGGCTTCGGTTTCTGAGGCTTTTAATGATTATAGCTTCTCTTGTATTTTGAGGGATTGGAGAGCAGCACTGTTTAGCATTTTTTATTGCTCTTCAGGGTGCTTTGTGGGTTTGTTGGTTTTTGATGGTTTTGCTTTGAGTTGCGGTTGTGTCTCGTGTGGACATTTTGTTCCAACATTGTGTATGTATTTTTCTGTTGTTAACAAAGATTTAGCCATACTTATTCCTCTTATTCATGTGTAAATAAATCATTTGACTTATTACATTTTGCATCAACTGAACTGCAAATATATAAGCCGTCAGTTATCCTTTTACTGCTTCTGTGGTTGAATGAATACCTGTGTTTGACTTCAGTTTAGCGCTCTGGTTGGTTAACAATAGTCTAAGACTGACTTTCTGTGTTTATGAAAAAAAAGGTTGGGGGTAAACCTATATCCATCCATTTACCCTATCACTGTGTCTGTCATTATATTTCATCTCAATCATAAGCTTGTAACTATAATTACAGGATGTGTCAAGGTACCTTgcttttatatgttgatttgtGTCGTTTTTTCCAGGTTGAGTTGCCACGTCCTCCTGTTGGTGAAGGAGTTGAAGGAGAGATGTATGAGGCTTCTTACAAGGACCTGCGCTCATCCTTGGATTGGTCTCTAGAATATGGATGGAAAGTACCTACACCCAAGGTACCTATGGCCCATTACTCATTTATCTGTGTCATTTCTCTATGTTGGATTTTGTTTTAAGGGGCAATATCAAATATCTCACCTGAACTGAGATGAGCTAAATTGATTGTGTTTTGAATAATCCCTTAAGTCATTTTTCTGAATAATCCTTTCCATCCACTAGGATTGTCAACTACTTGCCAGCTTACGTATCAAATCACATCATGATGATGTGGCACTTCAGGATATGAAAACTTACAAGTGCCACACATTAACATTACCATGAAGTGACAAAGATCTTTTCAAGGTTTTGTTTATTCATTATTTTGTAGCCCCACCTTCACCTTGTACTGAAATTTTGGAAACAATATAATGTATTTCTGCTCTGCTGTTGGTCGTGGTTCTTACTTCTTGCCATTATGCATGATAAGTGCCACAATCCTTGCCTATCAGCGAACATTTTATCTTCTGCTATGTAGGTGTTCATGCTTTTCACTCAATTAGGACGAAAACTGTCGTTATTCCATTTATACAAAATTGTTTGTAATGCTCTTGGGGTTgcaggagagagaaaatgggcATCCTTGTGTTCAAGTAATTAAGCCTGATAATCAAGGTAAGATATCTTTTTACTTTCCAGTGCTCATATAGACAAATATATTTGTGTCCGTGTGTGTGACTGTTTGTGTGCGTGTGCGTGCGCAAGTGTGAGTGTGCCTGAATATAGGTAGGTGTATATCAAGTTGAGAGAATTATTTGATGGGACTAACATTGTAATGGTAATTAGTCAAATAAACTTTGTAGAGCAACAGATAAATTCCATTTTGCTTGTCACATATGGGAGGAACTGAACAGGATATACTCACACTtgcaacaaagaaaaagaagacatTAAGGGATAAATTGTGTTGTAATGGACTTGTGGTTGGTGCCTTGGTGCATCCTGGGCTTCTGGTGATTTGTAGAAGATGTTTGTTTCCTGGTGTTATATGATTTTACTTGTTTGGTATATGCAATCAAGTGTTACCCTAACTTCTTGTCACTTGCTCTTCTATCCACTTTCCTTGACATTGGTTTTTGTAGTTCTTCTGTCCAATTAAATCGTGATAATGAAAAATAATGCTAGGTGAACCACATGTAATGATGTGGCATTTGATGTAGCAGTTAAACTTGGTCTATATCATTTGGTCTTTTTAGCATTGTCAATGTTTAACGGCCACATCAAATGCCATGCCGTGTGGCTTAAATGCGATACAGATGAGAGCTATCCATATTGAAATCTGAATCCTTCTCTGACATTCTTGAATGCTGATGTAATATT
It encodes:
- the LOC112167349 gene encoding uncharacterized protein LOC112167349 isoform X2; amino-acid sequence: MALHNLPFKVGQDIESRSFLKGYRGAWFRCKIKDIGWRNGQLSCALEYYDFPDEKITWEKIYQNNPADGKRTRKGKTLMIRPPFPPIYRESKRPDVNTILEVIVIVNDAWKVGDLVDWWKDGCYWSGKVAQVLGDETVKVELPRPPVGEGVEGEMYEASYKDLRSSLDWSLEYGWKVPTPKERENGHPCVQVIKPDNQGDIPSVVAQTVGDGRRDVQAIAGADQSLAAKDPATAETNMESDVADSLFGKTSCSDSGSSSHVKDALNKMGGTAIRIDIVDNDRSLKKMKTDEGIILNSMSSDTLEAAILDLEELVNRVKWMKGMLETGMPLTGTMRPHWKFLGNHTTSTPSEGFH